Proteins from a single region of Macaca nemestrina isolate mMacNem1 chromosome 13, mMacNem.hap1, whole genome shotgun sequence:
- the LOC105479758 gene encoding sodium-dependent multivitamin transporter, with protein MSVGVSTSAPVSPTSGTSVSMPAFSLVDYVVFVLLLVLSLAIGLYHACRGWGRHTVGELLMANRKMGCLPVALSLLATFQSAVAILGVPSEIYRFGTQYWFLGCCYFLGLLIPAHIFIPVFYRLHLTSAYEYLELRFNKTVRVCGTVTFIFQMVIYMGVVLYAPSLALNAVTGFDLWLSVLALGIVCTIYTALGGLKAVIWTDVFQTVVMFLGQLAVITVGSAKVGGLGHVWAVASQHGRISGFELNPDPFVRHTFWTLAIGGVFMMLSLYGVNQAQVQRYLSSRTEKAAMLSCYAVFPFQQVSLCVGSLIGLVMFTYYQEYPMSIQQAQAAPDQFVLYFVMDILKGLPGLPGLFIACLFSGSLSTISSAFNSLATVTMEDLIRPWFPEFSEARAIMLSRGLAFGYGLLCLGMAYISSQMGPVLQAAISIFGMVGGPLLGLFCLGMFFPCANPPGAIVGLLSGLVMAFWIGIGSIVTSMGSSMPPSSTNGSNFSLPTNLTVATATTLMPLTTVSKPTGLRRFYSLSYLWYSAHNSTTVIVVGLIVSLLTGRMQGRSLNPATIYPVLPKLLALLPLSWQKRLHCRSYGQDHLVDTGVFPEKPRNGVLGDSRDKEPMALDDTAYQGSSSTCILQETSL; from the exons ATGAGTGTAGGGGTGAGCACCTCAGCCCCCGTTTCCCCAACCTCGGGCACAAGCGTGAGCATGCCCGCCTTCTCCCTCGTGGACTACGTGGTGTTCGTCCTGCTGCTGGTTCTCTCTCTTGCCATTGGGCTCTACCATGCTTGTCGTGGCTGGGGCCGGCATACTGTTGGTGAGCTGCTGATGGCGAACCGCAAAATGGGCTGCCTTCCGGTGGCACTGTCCCTGCTGGCCACCTTCCAGTCAGCCGTGGCCATCCTGGGTGTGCCGTCAGAGATCTACCGATTTGGGACCCAGTATTGGTTCCTGGGCTGCTGCTACTTTCTGGGGCTGCTCATACCTGCACACATCTTCATCCCCGTTTTCTACCGCCTGCATCTCACCAGTGCCTATGAG TACCTGGAGCTTCGATTCAATAAAACTGTTCGAGTGTGTGGAACTGTGACTTTCATCTTTCAGATG GTGATCTACATGGGAGTTGTGCTCTATGCTCCGTCATTGGCTCTCAATGCAG TGACTGGCTTTGATCTGTGGCTGTCCGTGCTGGCCCTAGGCATTGTCTGTACCATCTATACAGCTCTG GGTGGGCTGAAGGCCGTCATCTGGACAGATGTGTTCCAGACAGTGGTCATGTTCCTTGGGCAGCTGGCAGTTATCACCGTGGGGTCAGCCAAGGTGGGCGGCTTGGGGCATGTGTGGGCTGTGGCTTCCCAGCACGGCCGCATCTCTGGGTTTGA GTTGAATCCGGACCCCTTTGTGCGGCACACCTTCTGGACCTTGGCCATTGGGGGTGTCTTCATGATGCTCTCCTTATACGGGGTGAACCAGGCTCAGGTGCAGCGGTACCTCAGTTCCCGCACGGAGAAGGCTGCTATGCT CTCCTGTTATGCAGTGTTCCCCTTCCAGCAGGTGTCCCTCTGCGTGGGCAGCCTCATTGGCCTGGTCATGTTCACGTATTACCAGGAGTATCCCATGAGCATTCAGCAGGCTCAGGCAGCCCCAGACCAG TTCGTCCTGTACTTTGTGATGGATATCCTGAAAGGCCTGCCGGGCCTGCCAGGGCTCTTCATTGCCTGCCTCTTCAGCGGCTCCCTCAG CACTATATCCTCTGCTTTTAATTCATTGGCAACTGTTACGATGGAAGACCTGATTCGACCTTGGTTCCCTGAGTTCTCTGAAGCCCGGGCCATCATGCTTTCCAGAGGCCTCG CCTTTGGCTATGGGCTACTTTGTCTAGGAATGGCCTATATTTCCTCCCAGATGGGACCTGTGCTGCAG GCAGCAATCAGCATCTTTGGCATGGTTGGGGGACCGCTGCTGGGACTGTTTTGCCTTGGAATGTTCTTTCCGTGTGCCAACCCTCCT GGTGCTATCGTGGGCCTGTTGTCTGGACTTGTCATGGCCTTCTGGATTGGCATCGGGAGCATCGTGACCAGCATGGGCTCCAGCATGCCACCCTCTTCCACTAATGGGTCCAACTTCTCCCTGCCCACCAATCTAACCGTTGCCACTGCGACCACACTGATGCCCTTGACTACCGTCTCCAA GCCTACAGGGCTGCGGCGGTTCTATTCCTTGTCCTACTTATGGTACAGCGCTCACAACTCCACCACAGTCATTGTGGTGGGCCTGATTGTCAGTCTACTCACTG GGAGAATGCAAGGCCGGTCCCTGAACCCTGCGACCATTTACCCAGTGTTGCCGAAGCTCCTGGCCCTCTTGCCCTTGTCCTGGCAGAAGCGGCTCCACTGCAGGAGCTATGGCCAG GACCACCTCGTGGACACCGGCGTGTTTCCTGAGAAGCCGAGGAATGGTGTGCTGGGGGACAGCAGAGACAAGGAGCCCATGGCCCTGGATGACACAGCTTATCAGGGGAGCAGCTCCACCTGCATCCTCCAGGAGACCTCCCTGTGA